agctctgctctacTGAAACGAGACAAGAGTTCCCTAGGAAATAGTGGACTAGCAAGTATGTGTGACATTTGTCCTCTACCAAGCAGAATCAATGATGGCCACATATTTTAGACTGTATCATCAAGGAGTTCTACAAAGTGCCAGACAACTTGCCTGCCTTCTGTGCTCAGTGCATATACATAGACGAGGGCATaaagaggaaaattttcttttagtGAACTGATGAAACCACCTCTTTTCTCCTGCTATCAGTGTGGTGGGTGACTGATTCTCCCAGACTTCTCTCAATGCAAGACATCGTCTCATTTTTGAGGTCGTTACTGTTGCGGTGGATACTACTGCAAAATATCCACTCTGCAGTGTGGATTTTGCATCATACAAAAGaggagttttaaaatatttaaaacacacaCCTCAAGAAAACCCTCAGCCTCCCCTTAACATTTCCAAATAGTTCCCAAATATCACTTTGATGTGTTTTGCATGTTTGCAAATCAATTAATTATATTCATTTCTATGACAGAAATAAGTGAATAGGTGTACTACTACATTTTTTACTCGCAGCACAAGAGCCTGGCAAGGGTAATTGAAGTTACAAATTAAGATTAACCACATTAGATTTATGGCTGACAAAAATACAGACTTGCTTGAGCTTGCATTTTATCAGCATTCAAGCTCTGTTTCTGCCTTGCACATACAATCTTCTGCACTGATCCCATGTTAATTACTTGCTGTTCCTTTCCATATATTTCAAGAGGTTTGGGGACAGAAAATTATGTCAAGCTTTTTTGGTACAAGGCACAAACTTTAGTGATTGGACAGTCACGATCTGGAATTATGAAGTGAGAATTACAAATCCGTGAGTAAAGCTGGAGAAGTACTTAAGCGTAACAACGCCTTGCAGAAACTGTTTAATGGCAAACATAGAGCACTACTAACTTCTGTGGTAAGAAGTTTTTCCAGTTATATCCCTGCTGGGAAGCTCACTTAGGAACAAAAGGGatcattgttaaaaaataatctgaatataAATGTGTTGTAATCTCTGACAACAGGCTATTAGGTCTTGCTTTGTGTTTTTGATGAGATATACGCAAGTGCTCAGGTGCACAGATATGAGTTACCTTTCAGAATATTTACTGAACCCAAACATTAATATTACCACTAACAGATCCTAATAACGCCGAACTCTGCAGATGCATCACAGATGAACACTTCTAATCTGCTATGTTTAGAAATGTATTCTTACATTACTCTTATTTCTccaatctttttttccctgctggctgAAACTTGTCATTGTAATATAAATGTAATAAcattgaaaatattaatattaatgaaaacacgTTCACAGTGGGAAAGTGACAACTCAGACCTGTAACTTCTCTTACACATTCTAccaaaaatcttttaagaaacaAGTATCAAATACCATGACTTTATACAAGTAGCaccatttaaaattttaagaaagcACACTGAATATGTtttcaaaaatcttatttttattgtttgcaCTAACTGTGGCATCATTTACAGCTTTCACCTCTAACAAATTGAAGCGAatcagcacacacaaaaaacctaTTCGAGGTCAGCACTCAAAGTGGAACCTTGGTTACATAAATGCAGTACACCTTGGTGTGTAACAGACCTAGGAACAGTTAGTTCATCCTAACACTTTAAGTACAGTCACTCCAGTTTCATGCATTTCTCAGGGCTgttaaaaagtttcattttaggggtgcaaagagaaaacagctaCAAGATTTATAGAGACGActcatttttaaaccaaaattctTATGTCTAAATTATTAAACTACAGCAAGGACCCttcttcagctgtaaaaattttgttctgcaaaacaaaaaagaaaaaaaaaattagtcactTTGTTGTATTAAGCACAAGTAAGATCATTAGCAGCCTAAACACTTGCTGGCTCATGCTGCATATATTCCCATTTCTGTCAAAAGCATGCCAGGTTTAGTCACCAGCTCCTGGCTTTCTCCGTGAGCCGAAATGGAAGTAGGTATAAAATCAATCACTTCTGCGAAGGCTTTGCCTTTTTAAATCCTGGCTGAAAACCTCAGACTTACCAGACAAGCGCCTGTATGTGATCCCCTATCGCCCCTACAGAAACAGACCCGCAAACCAAGACAGTCCATTTGGTTTTACTCATTTTTGCAAGTTGTTTAtgaactaatttttaaaattaaaatggttaATTATTAACTAGCAGTTTTGATGAACAAGCTTTAACCTCTCAATTTCTGAATGTAGTTTTAAATTGTTCTAGCTGATGTATTTGTTATCAGATCTGATGCATTTGTTATTTATCTTACTGCACTGGCTTAAATCCAGAAGTCAGCACAAGAGGGAAGGAATGACAGAAGGCAGAAAACAAGCCCAATTCGAACAGTTAGAACTGAAATACCATAGGATTAATAACAGATAGGACAAACATCTCAGTACATACTAAAGGAGGCTGTCAGGGAGTCCTAAACTAGTAGCCATCACTGGGAGTTTAAGCTATCCAGCCCCTCAGAAGCCACAGTACAGGCTTTGCCATGTTAGATTTTAGTGAGCGAGCCTAGAACCTCCCTGTCCACACCCCTGAGagaccacccccccccacccccccccaccccaagatcaaaataaagcaaaactacaACAGCATTACTCTTAGGTATATTCTGCTGTGCTTCAAGATGGGAGTTTTACCTGAAGCAAATCTTTAACCTCTAAAGATGCCAATAATGTAGGAGCAGAAACCATGCAGGGATTCCCAGCAATGTTCCCGTGCCAATTTCATCGCTTCCGTTTCATTTTCAGACCCTTGACCGTGTTGGGTTGGTTTTATAAGAGGTAGCATTGGAGGTTTCCCTATTTTCTTAACAGAGCTTTTCCCTGCTCCCCTCATAGAAGTGGAAGTTTTCTGGACTGATTTCTCCTGGTTTGCTAGATCTTCTGGCTCCATACCAGTAGCTATTTGCTTCATGAGAGCCTCTGTGGGAGCCTTTTGGCACATGGTGGTCTTCAACACTTGTGTGGATTCGCAAGCGTGCGGGAGCTTTCTGAGTTCCATGGCGATCTGATTCCAGTAAATCTTTGGATTTTTTCTGAAAGCACGACAGACTGATGGCTTGCCAGCAAATTCACACCAGTAGGACATGCCTTGGCTTTTGCATTCAATTCTAAGTTTCATCTCCTCGTCCCCACTTACGCTCATTGTGCAAACATCTTTGGTTTTAGTCCGAAAATTGATTTCTTCACCATTGCTTCTTTTCTTTGGCTTCAGCTTCTGTCCCAATCCTCCCATGCCACAGATCGCTACTAGGAAGAGAAGAGCAAAGCTCTTCATGGTGAGAGGAGTTGACTGAGATCCTTGAGCAACACGATCAGAAAATGTGAAAGCAGTAAGTGGCTCCTCACAATTTAAAGGCTTGGTGCACAAAGAAGCCTCTTTCCAGCGAAACGTGGGATataagggttgggttttttttaataaaaataataaatcacacTTCAGTAGGCATGTGCCCGTAATTTATAGCCTGAGGGAGTGTCGAATAACCTGTGAACTCCCAAGAATGTAACAAGACAAATCTTGTAAATGCAGTTAAATACAGAAAGATAGTTGTATAACCGAGAAGCACATTCCTATCCAGGATGAACATGTCATATTTGATTTTTACCACATATTTTCCATTCTCCAGCTGCTTTATAGCTATCTTCATGCCAGAGCTTGTAAGACCATATTGAAGTAAAAAAGGATAAAAGTGCCAAAGCAACCTATGCAGCTACATCTGGATGATTATAAGTGTGTCCTACCAATAAATGCTGATTTGTGGAATGGATTTTCTGTGGATCTGCACAGTGAGGATGCAACTTTAGCACTTCATTTTGTCAGCACATGACATGCAGTGGGGACACATGGAAGAATCAACTGCACATTCTTTGAGCCATGAAAGATTTTTAGACTTGCAATATTGAAGCAAGATAAGGACTAAAGCTTTAGAGAAATAAGGTATTACAGGCCTAAACATAAACCAAACATCTGGAAGTTTTATCATCATTGTCACACCATAGTTATTTTCAGCCAACAGAGCAAGACAACAGAACTAGCTTATTATGGGTCTCAGCAGCAGGGAATAGACCCCAAAACATGTCAGACAGATATTTGTGCTTTATcacctttcactttttttttttaaatagatattttccCGTTCATAATAAATGAGCTGTAAAAGTGCCATAAAACAAAGGTAagagaatagaaatattttagtgCAGAATCCTGTACTAGCAGGTTTTGCTGTAGTAACTAAAAGCAGAGCTGAGGAAAATCATGGTAACTCCCTTGGCATTCAGGAGGTCATGAGGAAAAATCCCTCCCACGCTGTTGCAAGCCACAGTACTTTTCTGGCTAGTAAGACCCCACTAGGCACTTCTTTTGAAGGTACACATGCTATAGCCAGCCTGACCTGAACAGCTTCTGGAAGGGGTATTGTATTATTTAGGTATGCTTGGATAACTCTAGGGTGCTAGAAACCCTGAGTTTAAGAATGGCCAAACATAATGGAATAGAATACCATTTTGTATATCTAGCCACTCAATAGGTATCGCTAAAGAAAATACCAAGgcaaaaacattcatttaataCAGACAgtgaagcagaacaaaaaaaaaaaattgcaaaaaatgcTTCTCTAATACTTGACAATAGAGTCCGTAGCTGCTGTGGCACCCCAGCTAGTCTGAGAGCTGCCTGCTTGAAGACGGAGTCACCTGGAACAGCCATTCTGGGTGGCCTGAACCTTGTTCTTCCAGTCAACGTGTCATGAAGTTTCCAATGACTAAATACCACTTGGCGGAGAGAACAACATTGTTTTCTTTACATCCCCTCTCTAAGGCTATTTTAGTAACATTTTTAGTAGAGGTTTCATTTCTAGCTTCTTGCCATTTGTCTCTTTCAAAGCACAGTGGTGTGGCTCTCCAGTCAAGTCTTAGGAGAAACAGCAATGGTACAAGCCTACTTAAGATTTACAATTCactcttctgttgttttctgggGAGCCTTCTCACCCATCAGCCAGCCAGCAGAATCTTGTTGCCCACCTCACACTTCATTTCAAGGATTTCAAATCCCTACTGCAAGCACTCAAAGACCTCCTAATATTTGACAAGCAAATACATATTATTTACACTTGGTTATGCACAACAGCACTGACAGTTCCTAGATTAGAAACTAAAGGCATTCGTCTCTCTCGTTCTAATAATTGTTAGAGAGTTCAAAACTACTTAAAAGTTACTTTATACCAGTTTCAGATCTCTTGTTCTGAAAGTTTTTAAAGTGTAATCATGGAAACAAATCAGACTACAAAAATAAGGACAAATACCAAAGCTTAGACTCAAGAGCTCTGGTATAGTTATGTATTACAGTTAATATGTTACTGCCAAGTGTTTGTCTTACTCCTATCTGACATTTGTGTCCTCTGTCCACGTGTGCTTCAGATGAAACAGCTCATGGTCTGTTGTATCAGGAAAACAATTGCCCTTTTACAAGTTAAGCTAGGATGCCAGCAGTGAACTACGGGAGCTGAAGAACTGGCAAACGTTTAATTCTGCTGTCAGTGCTACAGAAACAGTAACGGAGACAAGTGGTAACACCTTGAGTTCTTGCAGGGTATGTGGATATCCTCCACAACTCATTAGCCTGAATCCTACCATCTTTGCATAAATCACATCCTTTGTGGAAGTCGGAAGCTCCCTCACCCAGAGTCAATGTGACTTTTCAGTCCTTCCTGCTCCCATTCTTGGTCTCTTATCTTGCTTAAGCTAAAGTCATCATTGAAAGTCAAATATAGTAGAAAATTTTAATCAGGgtaaaaaattcattttcataaGATTTTAACTCAGTGCAACTCTTCTGAGACAGGACTACAGAACAAAACAATTGAGAATCAAACATCAGGTGGTTAAGcaagttcttttttatttaaatgaactgGGAacattttctcaaattaaaaatagaaacttttaaaaatctgcagttCTGAACattacatatacacatatgctACATACTGTCAAttagaaatgtttccatttatgacctaaaaataaaaaatttaaggTTATTCCAGATTAAAGACTGGTATCacttttcagcatttctttaaaattatatgaATGATTTACAGGATTATCCCTACTTCAAGCCAATGAACCTTGTCGGAAACAAAGTTAACAATACTGATATATGAAGAGACACTATTTCAGATCACTATACCCAATTACTTCACCCACTGAAATGTTTTACACTAGTAACAGATACTTTTGGCCTTGTTGATGAATTCTGCTGTCAACTAATTCAGCAATGCAACTGTATGCCTAAATTCAAGGCAATAACTCTTAATAGTACAAACGTTAACTCCAATTGCTAAACACATTTGAATTTCAGTATTGGGaatcatattttgaaattatttagcaAAAACAGTATCACTGCCCCCTGAAAGAGCCACAGCTTAATAGTGATACTATTAAGGACATTACAGAAGTGAGTGTGAATGAGGAAAAGGGAGACAGAGAACATAAAGCATTCTAAAAATCACCAACATATGATGTCTCTCATGCTCTTTTTGAGTACTACTGAACTCTAGAAAGCTTAGCTTTTTCGCTGTATTATGCATCACGCACACTCCCAACCCTCCCACCCAAAGAGTTTCAAAACAAACTTCTCCAAAACATCCCTTTTAGGTCTATACGGCAAAAACcactaaatattaaataattaaaaaaagagggagaaaacaaaactgcagctGAACTTTTCAGAGACACAAGGAGACACTGTGGATCCCATTACACTTCAAATTTAGTCCAAAGTGGCCATTCAAGAGCACCAAATAGCAACACTGATCATGCTGGTAAATTCATTTGTGAAGAGTATTATACAGTATTAAAATCTTAACTAAACACTTataagttttaagaaaaatgtatatACAAAAGTCTCtgtatacaaaatgtatttttatgtaaacGTGTATGTACTGTATTTAACACAAATCAACAATTTAAGATAAGAACTTGACCAATTGTCAGAGGATTGCTAGGCAAAGGCTGTTAATCTAATTAATTTATATACTGTGATGTAAGGTAGAAAGCCCAgtgtaaaaaagtaaaaaacaaaaaatattttaagtcaagCCTTGAACAGTGGTATTTGAGAGGCAGTGCTCTGATCGCAAAATATTCTGTACAGTAGTTTATGGCATAACATTCAATAGTACATTTGGGATTTACAGTATGGGTGACATAAAACAAGTGGCTCAGGATTTGGAAGATGAATACAAATGCCAATACACTTGGAAGAATAACGATATATTCCCGTAGAAGAATCTCGAGCCTCATTTATACAGCCTGGAAATAATCACAAAAACAATTCAGGAAAATTTGATGAAGACAGAATTATAATGTAATTTAAGCAGAATGAAGGCACAGATTTTCATATGAACATCGATATGGTtcaataatgtttttattttttatttctaaacctTACAGTACTCATGTTACAGAAAGCAGAGCAGCCTTCTTAAAAATAGTAAAGTAGTAATAGACCTAGAATTGACTTAAAAAGCTTATTACTTACCCCTTAATGTTTCCAGTATGCGTTACCACTGTTCCACAGAGCtatacaagaaaaaacagaaaccaaacccatCATTTTCTTTTGCCCACAAATGGAACAGAAATACCATGTCTAACTAAGGTGAGACAAGCTCAGTCGGCACACAGTGTTCTCGAACTTTTACCCATTTAAACAAGAATTTTTCAAACAAGAGGAAATAGATTCATGGTTTTCTCCACCAACCTTTCTGGTTATCTTTGTTTCATGATAGAAAGAAATGCTTGGATTACCTATTCAACACCAGTCTTCTGAGAACTTAATCCAGCCTCCAATTTTGCTCTCACAAAAATGGTGGCTGCATTTGAGGTTATTTGTATCCTCGACATGTACATAAAAACACCTGTGTGAGATAtctatacaaatataaatatacctCATATAGATCTCATACTTGTATTTACATATCTTATATTTAGAAAGATATTTGCACCTCTTTCCAGCAAAATAATCCAGCTGatttcaaaggacaaaaaaacGCCTATGGGATTCTTTACACCTGCAAAAGTACAGGTGTACAGAGATCTAATCAAAATCCTATCTCTCAAAGTATCTCCCAAAATAATTTGtaggaaatgagaaaaagcaagGATAGCATAAAAGTGAAGagtttgctgaaatgaaaatgaaacccaAGACTCTATTGCTATGGGAATCCCAGACTGAGAAATTCAAAGCATGTATCTCATATAAATAGCAGTTTTTCAAATTATCTCAGTTAGCATATCAGAAGACAGCATTGCTTCAAACTGAATCCTTACATTTTATTATGGAAGCCCATTTTGAGTAACTTAAAATTTAGGAAAAGGAAGTCAGGACTGAACTAGTGGGTCTTtgtttaaaagattattttatgttAGCAATTTTTAGCTTATTCTGGAACACTGTATTAGACTATTCATCACTGAAATATCACAGAAAACATGCTATGAACCTCAGGAATATAAGCATTCATATTAAAGATTCAAAGATCAGAAAGGGACTTCTAAGGCCTGAGCAATTATTAGTTTCCTCTTATGTAAAATATCGAAAGTCCTTAAAACTAGAGAGTCCTTAGATATGCCAGTGCAGAGTACTTTTGAATTAAACACCTTGTAGGTTAATTTAGGGAGTGCCCTTAAGTTGCAGAACAGACCATGACAATCATGATCATAAATATCACTAAGAACATCATTATATATAAGTACTTCCTTCAGAAGGAAACGTGGAATCAAGATTTGGTCAGTAAATAATTATTGTAAAATACAGttctaataaataataatatacaacTGACACAGCCATAAAATCTGGCAAGACTTCCAAACTTTGAGGTCTCTTGGTATTTATCCATTACTGAAAGAATGGTGATATCTTACTTCTCTGCCAATACTCAACCTATACGTTCAGTCATGAAGTTGCAAGTTAAGGCACAGTGAGCTACAGATTTCAGTCATAAATTAGATCCTTCCTTAAGCAACTCGGATATTTTGGAAACCCAAATACTGAAGTTGTGGGACATCCTGTGTTATCCCTATGGAAACTGAAAGTCTCACAACTAGCTAAAGTTTTACAGCACAAAAGTTGTAGAGACAGAAAAGAAGCCAAATCTTTTAATGTTCCTTTTAACATATGTTCTTTTTAAACATAacttgaatttcttgttttgtgaTGCTACAATATTTCTACCCATGCAGAAACACCCATTTTCTCCGTTCATGTTTTCTGCATACCCTGGATCACCTGCCTTTTGCACAGGAAAAGCTCTTCTCACcatctaaaaaataaaacaactcagGAGTAAGAATGCATCCCATCCTATCACTTTCAACTGCTATCAGAGTATTTTAATATGTTTATCAATTTAGGACCACCCACTGTGCTAGATAAATACCTAACTGCCTGGATTTTAAGATCAAATTTAGGCAATTGCTTTGTTAAGTTGCTGGAAATTACTACAATATCTGCTGTCATGTAAGGAATATTGGAGAAATATAAATCATACAGCACTTGCTAGCGTGAGTAATCATGCAAAAAAACATAAATAGAGAATTAAGTGATTCACTTTAAAACGTGCAGAAAATTGGATAAGTGATTAATATAGTAGATTAAGTAAGGACACATGAAGGCATGCAGTTTCAGACTTGGTTTACCTTGTAAAAACAGGATTGTGTATACCATATAAATGCTCTTTATGATAACCATTATTACCATTTTCtgtactgtaataaaataaatacaccaAGAAAGACCATGTTAACTATAAGATGCACTATGTACAGTATGGCTTCTAAGACATGTACATGGATGATGGTATTATATGCAAAGATAAACTGTGTCTGTACAATAGAAGATAACTTTTCCTTTGTAACATTCAGGAGTTATggcataattattattttatatttttaatatttttatattctccaaaaattaattattttactaTTCTTGTTGAGTTGGATACTCTAATATAAAGTCTGGTGAAACAGAACATGTTACCTCTTTTGAAGTAAcaagttacattaaaaatataaaccctCCTacctgaataaaataattttaacaaatacCAGCAAAAATGTCTTACGTTTTCATGGGTATAGTTTCAACactaaaaaacacagaaaaggaggaGTAATTAACTAGACACTAATAAGTGAGTAACTTTAGCTGTACGTGCCTGTTTCTGCTCTCCTGACTTGTGAATGTGTAATGAAAAATGACCAGTGTGAAATTTGAGAAACGCAGCGCACAGGCTAACTGAACAATGAGCAAAACAAagagtagaaaagaaaacagtaaaaacaaaactgatGGGAAAATATGTAAGAACAGTTATCATAAAGTAAAATGCCAAGTCCCTGAGACAGAGGAACTGCAAttgaaaaaggaaagactgattAGGAATAACTAAGACAGtaagaaagcaaataattaatTCAAGATTACAAAGCAGGCATAATTCGCCTTAACAGGTTACTTAGCAAAGCTAATAACTTGC
This region of Aptenodytes patagonicus chromosome 4, bAptPat1.pri.cur, whole genome shotgun sequence genomic DNA includes:
- the FGFBP2 gene encoding fibroblast growth factor-binding protein 2, with the protein product MKSFALLFLVAICGMGGLGQKLKPKKRSNGEEINFRTKTKDVCTMSVSGDEEMKLRIECKSQGMSYWCEFAGKPSVCRAFRKNPKIYWNQIAMELRKLPHACESTQVLKTTMCQKAPTEALMKQIATGMEPEDLANQEKSVQKTSTSMRGAGKSSVKKIGKPPMLPLIKPTQHGQGSENETEAMKLAREHCWESLHGFCSYIIGIFRG